The following are encoded together in the bacterium genome:
- a CDS encoding cyclic nucleotide-binding domain-containing protein, with the protein MNRKLILWRGAHLFATRPGLMERLEAARRLVPLAGDQLLHPAVPADYVVRRGKLRVSQFLPDGREITRAILQAGAVVLTRDDDPEAADPAADRYHIEDLVLAALGEVEMWALPAGALADAN; encoded by the coding sequence ATGAACCGCAAACTCATCCTCTGGCGCGGCGCCCACCTCTTCGCCACGCGCCCCGGCCTCATGGAACGTCTCGAGGCGGCGCGGCGCCTGGTGCCCCTCGCCGGCGACCAGCTGCTGCACCCGGCCGTGCCCGCCGACTACGTGGTGCGCCGCGGCAAGCTGCGCGTGAGCCAGTTCCTGCCCGACGGCCGCGAGATCACGCGGGCCATCCTGCAGGCCGGTGCGGTGGTCCTGACCCGTGACGACGATCCGGAGGCGGCGGATCCGGCCGCCGACCGCTACCATATCGAGGACCTCGTCCTGGCCGCCCTCGGCGAGGTCGAGATGTGGGCGCTGCCCGCCGGAGCGCTCGCCGACGCGAACTGA